In Ammospiza caudacuta isolate bAmmCau1 chromosome 33, bAmmCau1.pri, whole genome shotgun sequence, the genomic stretch aaataaaagcagcgaaaattttggggacttttggaattttatttagaatttctttgggatttttgggggcgtttttgggaattttttgagatttttttgggggggattttgagggaggaatttgggatttttttttttttttgggaggcttttttggggggattttgggatggatatttgaaagaaattttggggaatttttgttgatttttagggatttttaaaagttttttgggACTTTcggagggattttttttttggattttgggggattttcgtTGATTTTTAGGTCATCTTTggggaattgttttaattttttggggattttggggtggatttttgaggggaatttttgggaattttggggtggatttttggggggattccttgggattttgggggatttttttttatttttaggagcATTTtgaggaggaattttgggggatttttggtggagaggggtctggggggattttcaattttggggtccccaaaatgtccccctAAAAGGGGGTCGCGCCTAAATCTGCATAGCAACACCTGACGTCACACACACTGCCAGCCGTGATTGGTCAGTTCTCCTCGCCCTCGCATAGCGAATGTCATCCCGTTCCACGTCCACGCGTGAGCGGCCATTTCCCCTCCGCGTGTCACCCTCAGGCCTCTATGTCTTCTCTTTGTCACCTTTTAATCACCTTTTTATCCCCTTTTTGTCACTTTCGCCCGTGTTTTTACCCCTCTAAATCTCCCATTTGCCCCCCACGCGTGTTTTTACCCCCTTAAAACCAACCCCGGGCGGCCTCTGAGGGGAATGCCCGTAACCAAAATGGCGCCCGCGTCCGTAACATCCTACGGCGCATGCGCCACATAGGGAGTGTAGGCGGGAAGGCGGAAGTTTTTTCCGTACAGCAAAACTGCGCATGCGTTGACGGAAGTGAACCCCTGCCCGCTATATAAGCGGCCGGGAAGCCCCGTAGCGCTCTTTTTGCCGGATCGGAGGAGAAGCCGCCGCCATGTGAGGAGGGGAACGCGcggaaaaaaggggaattttatgggaaaaatggaatttgtgaggggaaaattgggatttgcGAGGGGAAAATCGGGATGGGGAAGGTGGCGGGGTGGGAATTTGGGCGGTGAGGGGcggaaaaaggggaaaaatggagatGGGAGCGGTGAAGGGGGGGGAGCGGCCatgaggggaagggggggggggtgaAGCGGCGGGCTCGGGTTTTTTAATTCGGTTTTAAATTTAAGGATTGAATTGGGAttggggagggaaaaaggggaTTGGGAAAAGGTTAAGggggaataaaaatgggaaaagagggaaaccagtgggaaaatggggatttagtgtgggaaaaggggaaaataatggggaaaaagaggataacaaaagaggaaaaaaaagaggttttgagtgggaaaattgggaataagAGTGGAAAAGGGGAGTCCAGTGGGATAAAAAGTGGGAAAAGGGGATTGAGcatgggaaaaaagggaaaattttggggaaaatagggGAAATTGGAAGGGAAAATGATGAAAATTCTAGGAGAAATTGGGGGAAATACTGGGGAAAATTGTGGgagaaattggggaaatttgtgGGAAAAAATTTTGGTAAAATTGGGgaggaaaatgatgaaaattGTGGGAGAAGTTGGGGAAAATTGTGggaaaaattaaggaaaatattgggaaaattGTGAAGAAAATTGGGCAAATTTgcggggaaaattgggggaataGTGGAGAAAATCGGGGAAAATTTTGGGTAAAATTGtggggaaaattgggagaaattgtggagaaaattgggggaaattgtAGGAAAAGTTGGGGaaaattgtggggaaaaaagggaaaactgggggaaaatagtgggaaaattggggaataTTGTGGGAAAAATTgtgggaaaaataagaaaaattgtgAAGAGAATTGGGGGAAATTGTGGGAAAAGTTGGGGGAAATGATGGGACAATTGTAcggaaaataaggaaaactgtggagaaaattaaaggaaattgtggggaaaattgtgggaaaaataaggaaaattgGGGAGAATTGTGggaaaaattaaggaaaatattgggaaaattgtgaagaaaattggggaaatttggggggaaaattggggggataGTGGAGAAAATcggggtaaattttggggaaaattgtggggaaaattgggagaaattgtggagaaaattgggggaaattgtaggaaaagttgggaaaatagtgggaaaattggggaataTTGTGGAAAAATTgtgggaaaaataagaaaaattgtgaagaaaattgggggaaattgtggggaaaattgggggaaattatGGGAAAATTGTAcggaaaataaggaaaactgtggagaaaattaaaggaaattgtggggaaaattgtgggaaaaataaggaaaattgGGGAGAATtgtgggaaaaattggggaaaattgtaGGAAATGGGATCCCGATCagtaaaaaagggaaaattgtgggaaaaacaaggaaaattgGGGAGAATTGTGGGAAAAACTGGCAAAAATTGTGGGGAAAATTGTGGGAAATGGGATCCAGatcattaaaaaaaggaaaattgtggggaaaataggaaaatagTGGAGAAAAGCGGATCCAGATGGGGAAAATTGAAAATTACAGTGGAGAAATTGTGTCTAgagtggaaaaaaattgaaataacactgggaaaatgaagacaaaaaatgggaaaaaggttggaaaaatgggattaaaaacAGGAGAAGAGGGTTTAGAGTAGGAAAAGGAGGTTCCCGCTGGAAAACCAAGATgccaacttttatttttttgttattttttcccagCATGACGGACTGGGAGACGGCGCCGGCCGTGACCGAGACCCCCGACATCAAATTGTTCGGGAAATGGAGCACGGACGACGTCCAGATCAACGACATCTCCCTGCAGGTCAGGGTgcacagaattcccaaaattcccaaaaaatcctggcaaTGTGGGGTTCAGGATGACAAAtccaatcccaaaattccccccaaaaaatccagggaatttggggttcaggaTCTCAAAtccaatcccaaaattcccaaaaattccagggaatttggggttcaggaTGACAAAtccaatcccaaaattcccaaaaattccagggaatttggggttcaggaTGGCAAAtccaatcccaaaattcccaaaaattccagggaatttgGAGTTCAGGATCACAAAtccaatcccaaaattcccaaaaattccagggaatttgGAGTTCAGGATCACAAAtccaatcccaaaattcccaaaaaatccaggGAATGTGGGGTTCAGGATGACAAAtccaatcccaaaattccccccaaaaaatccagggaatttggggttcaggaTCTCAAAtccaatcccaaaattcccaaaaattccagggaatttgGAGTTCAGGATCACAAAtccaatcccaaaattcccaaaaaatccaggGAATCTGGAGTTCAGGATGACAAATCcactcccaaaattccccccaaaaaatccagggaatttggggttcaggaTCTCAAAtccaatcccaaaattcccaaaaactccagggaatttggggctggaattcaggattgaaattccccaaaatcccgggaatttggggttcaggaTCTCAAAtccaatcccaaaattcccaaaaattccagggaatttggggttcaggaTCTCAAAtccaatcccaaaattcccaaaaattccagggaatttggggttcaggaTCTCAAATCCAAtcctaaaattcccaaaattccagggaatttggggttcaggaTCTCAAATCCAAtcctaaaattcccaaaattccagggaatttggggttcaggaTCTCAAAtccaatcccaaaattcccaaaaattccagggaatttgGAGTTCAGGATGACAAAtccaatcccaaaattcccaaaaattccagggaatttggggttcaggaTGACAAAtccaatcccaaaattccccccaaaaaatccagggaatttgGAGTTCAGGATGACAAAtccaatcccaaaattcccaaaaaatccagggaatttgGAGTTCAGGATGACAAAtccaatcccaaaattcccaaaaattccagggaatttgGAGTTCAGGATCACAAAtccaatcccaaaattcccaaaaattccagggaatttgGAGTTCAGGATGACAAAtccaatcccaaaattcccaaaaattccagggaatttggggttcaggaTCACAAATCCAAtcctaaaattcccaaaattccagggaatttggggttcaggaTCTCAAAtccaatcccaaaattcccaaaaattccagggaatttggggttcaggaTGACAAAtccaatcccaaaattcccaaaaattccagggaatttgGAGTTCAGGATCACAAAtccaatcccaaaattcccaaaaaatccaggGAATGTGGGGTTCAGGATGACAAAtccaatcccaaaattccccccaaaaaatccagggaatttggggttcaggaTCTCAAAtccaatcccaaaattcccaaaaactccagggaatttggggctggaattcaggattgaaattccccaaaatcccgggaatttggggttcaggaTCTCAAAtccaatcccaaaattcccaaaaattccagggaatttggggttcaggaTCTCAAAtccaatcccaaaattcccaaaaaatccagggaatttggggttcaggaTCACAAAtccaatcccaaaattcccaaaaaatccagggaatttggggttcaggaTCTCAAAtccaatcccaaaattcccaaaaaatccagggaatttggggttcaggaTCACAAAtccaatcccaaaattcccaaaaaattcaggGAATTTGGAGTTCAGGATCACAAAtccaatcccaaaattcccaaaaaatccagggaatttgGAGTTCAGGATGACAAAtccaatcccaaaattcccccaaaaaatcctgggaatttggggctggaattcccagaatttGGGGCTGCAATTCCATGGGGATCTGGAGCTGCAATTCCCAGAATTTGGGGCTgcaattcccaaatttccacttgaatttggggctgaaaatcccaaatttaatcctaaaattcctaaaaatcccaatttttttggGATTCTATCACAATAAAGGAAATATACACCAGGTCCTGTCTTACTTCGCGTTATCGCGATGAAAACAATTTGAATTTTTGACACGATTTGAgctgaaattttgggattttttgggattttgaccccaaaactgatcccaaaactcccaaaatttttggaattcccaaatttttcaggATTACATCATAACAAAGGAGAAATACAGCGACCTCGTCTTCACGTGAACGCGATGGGAAATAATCTGAATTTTGACCCAATTTGAgccagaaatttgggatttttcagggttTTGACCCCAAAACTGATCCCAAAATTTttggaattcccaaattttttggGATTGCATCGTTATAAATGAGAAATACACAGAGTAGTCTCTTACTCTACGTGAACGcgatgaaaataatttgaattttgacACGTTTTGAGCAGGAAATTCGGGATTTTTGGGACTCGTGAccccaaaattgaccccaaaattcccgatttttcaaattttatgtTTGAATTTTCAGGATTACATCGCAGTGAAGGAGAAATACGCCAAATATCTCCCTCACTCAGTGGAGCCTTACATGGCCAagaatatttggatttttatgggatttttatgggatttgggctggaatttcaggattttaaGGAATGAGGATCCCAAAATTTTAGGAATTTCCAATTTTTTAGGATTACATCGCAGTGAAGGAGAAATTCACCAAGAGCTCCTTAACTGTGCGTTATCGCGATGAAAATAATCGGAATTTTGACGCGTTTTGAGCAGGAAATTCGGGATTTTTGGGACTcgtgaccccaaaattcccgatttttcaaattttatttttaaattttcaggaTTACATCGCAGGGAAGGAGAAATACGCCAAATATCTCCCTCACTCAGCAGGGTCTTACGTGGCCAagaatatttggatttttatgggatttttgtaGGAtttgagcaggaatttggggatttttcttcttttgatcCCAAAATTTTTGGGATTCCCAAATTTTTTGGGATTCCATCGCCACAAAGGAGAAATGCATCAGGTGCTCTCTTACGTCACGTTACCGcgatgaaaataatttgaattttgacGCGTTTTGAgcaggaaatttgggatttttgggacaattgaccccaaaattgaccccaaaattcccgatttttcaaattttatttttaaattttcaggaTTACATCGCAGGGAAGGAGAAATACGCCAAATATCTCCCTCACTCAGTGGAGCCTTACATGGCCAagaatatttggatttttatgggatttttatgggatttgggctggaatttcaggattttaaGGAATGAGGATCCCAAAATTTTAGGAATTTCCAATTTTTTAGGATTACATCGCAGTGAAGGAGAAATTCACCAAGAGCTCCTTAACTGTGCGTTATCGCGATGAAAATAATCGGAATTTTGACACGTTTTGAGCAGGAAATTCGGGATTTTTGGGACTcgtgaccccaaaattcccgatttttcaaattttatttttgaattttcagGATTACATCGCAGGGAAGGAGAAATACGCCAAATATCTCCCTCACTCAGCAGGGTCTTACGTGGCCAagaatatttggatttttatgggatttttgtaGGAAttgagcaggaatttggggatttttcttcttttgatcCCAAAATTTTTGGGATTCCCAAATTTTTTGGGATTCCATCGCAACAAAGGAGAAACGCATCAGGTGCTCTCTTACGTTACCGCgatgaaaatattctgaattttgaCGCGTTTTGAGCAGGAAATTCGGGATTTTTGGGACTCGTGAccccaaaattgaccccaaaattcccgatttttcaaattttatttttaaattttcaggaTTACATCGCAGTGAAGGAGAAATACGCCAAATATCTCCCTCATTCCGCGGGGCGTTACGCGGCCAAGCGCTTCCGCAAGGCGCAGTGCCCGATCGTCGAGCGCCTCACCAACTCCATGATGATGCACGGCAGGAACAACGGCAAGAAGCTGATGACCGTGAGGATCGTGAAGCACGCCTTTGAGATCATCCACCTGCTCACCGGGGAGGTGAGGAAATCAAAAATTAGggggaaaatgcaaaaaacccggtgaaaaaatgaggaaaatccaGTGAAAAACGGcgaaaaaatgaaaaaaatctggcggaaaacggtgaaaaaatgaggaaaatccggtgaaaaatggtgaaaaaaataaaaaaatccggcagaaaacggtgaaaaaatgaggaaaaacagagaaaaaatggggtttttaggaggaagaaatgggagcaaaatcagatttttttaggagagaaaaagggatttttagggggaaaaatgaggaaaaaaagattttttacgGGGGGAAATGGAGGAATAATGGGAAGGAGCTGATGGCGGTGAGGATCGTGAAGCGCCTTTGAGATCATCCATCTGCTCACTGGGGaggtaaaaaagagaaaatttggggaaaaacgCAAAAAACCCGGTGAAAAACGGcgaaaaaatgaaaaaaatccggtgaaaaaatgaggaaaaacggaggaaaaatggaaaaaaatttgaatttttttggaggaaaatggggtttttaggaggaaaaaatgggggcaaaatcagattttttaaggagaaaaatttggatttttagggggaaaaatgaggaaaaaaatcagaatttttcgGGGGAGAAATGGAGGAATAATGGGAAGGAGCTGATGGCAGTGAGGATGGTGAAACGGCTTTGAGATTATTCAGCTGCTCACTGGGGAGGTAAAAAATcacaaagaagagaaaatttggggaaaaacacaaaaaaaagctgaaaaaaatgaaaaaaatccgGTGAAAAACGCAAAAAACCCGgtgaaaaacggggaaaaaatgaaaaaaatccggtgaaaaatggagaaaaaaatgcaaaaaatccggtgaaaaatggagaaaaaatgagatttttatggggaaaaatcagggttttttagagggaaaaatgagatttttaggagaaaaaatgaaaaaaaaaattgaattttttgggagggaaatggggtttttagggggaaaaaataaggaaaaaatcagatttttttaaggagaaaaaatgggatttttaggaggaaaaatgagggaaaaaatcagattttttttagcaggaaaaatgagggaaaaaatcagatttttttaggaggaaaaaaggggggcaaaatcagatttttttagcaggaaaatgggattttcagggggaaaaatgaggaaaaaatcagattttttaaggagaaaaaatttggatttttaggagaaaaatcacattttttatggggaaaaatgggattttaaggaggaagaaatgggggcaaaatcagattttttaaggagaaaaatttggatttttagggggaaaaatgaggaaaaaaataagatttttttagcaggaaaaatgggatttttagggggaaaagtggagaaaaaatgggattttttagggagaaaaatgatgtaaaaatgagattttttagggagaaaaatgatttaaaatgggattttttagggggaaaaatgaattaaaaatggggtttttaggaggaaaaatggaaaaaaaattgaattttttgggaggaaaatggggtTGTTTTAGgagaataaatgagaaaaaaaatcagattttttaaggagaaaaaatgggatttttaaggggaaaaatgaggaaaaattcagattttttaaagagaaaaaatggggtttttaggaggaaaaaatgagggtaaaatcagattttttaaggagaaaaatttggatttttagggggaaaaatgagggaaaaaataacatttttttagcaggaaaaatgggatttttagggggaaaaatggaaaaaaattgaattttttgggagtaaaaggggattttttaggaggataaataagaaaaaatcagaattttttggGAGGAAAGATTGGATTtgaattggattttttgggaggaaaaattgGCTTtgaattggattttttgggaggaaaaattggatttgaattggatttttttgggaggaaaaattggattttaaatggatttttggggaggaaaaattggattttaattggattttttgggaggaaaaattggatttaaattggattttttgggaggaaaaattggatttaaattggattttttaggaggaaaaattggattttttaggaggaaaaattgtattttaatggGGTTTATTTGGGCTGTGGGGTGGAAATTCcaagggaattttttgggggattcaCTGgtgaattttccccattttttcgggaatttttagggaatcCCAAGTGGATTTTAAGgcttaaaatttgattttttggggggattcgCTGGcgaattttccccattttttagggaatttttagggaattttttagggaatttctcaggaatttttagggaatttttagGGCTATTTTAGCTGAATTTTTCCAtcaataatttgatttttcccGTGGCAGAGCcccctgcaggtgctggtgaACGCCAGGAAGAAAAATTGGATTtgaattggattttttgggaggaaaaatttgaattttaattaGGTTTGTTGGGAGGAGAAATTGgattttaattggattttttgggaggaaaaattggatttgaattggatttttttgggatgtgGGGTAGAAATTCcaagggaatttttggggtgaattttccccattttttagggaatttttagggaatttctcaggaatttttagggaatttctCAGcgatttttagggaatttttagggaatttctCAGGAATTTTTAGTCAATTCCAAAGGGATTTTAAGgcttaaaatttgattttttgggaCGATTCACTGgtcaattttccccattttttaaggaatttttagGGAATCCCAAGTGGATTTTAAGGcttataatttgattttttgggggattcaCTGgtgaattttccccattttttcgggaatttttagggaatcCCAAGTGCGTTTTAAGgcttaaaatttgattttttgggggattcaCTGgtgaattttccccattttttagggaatttttagggaatttttagGCAATTTCTCaggaatttttagggaatttttagGGCTATTTTAGCTGAATTTTTCCAtcaataatttgatttttcccGTGGCAGAGCcccctgcaggtgctggtgaACGCCAGGAAGAAAAATTGGATTtgaattggattttttgggaggaaaaatttgaattttaattaGGTTTGTTGGGAGGAGAAATTGgattttaattggattttttgggaggaaaaattggatttgaattggatttttttgggatgtgGGGTAGAAATTCcaagggaatttttggggtgaattttccccattttttagggaatttttagggaatttctcaggaatttttagggaatttctCAGcgatttttagggaatttttagggaatttctCAGGAATTTTTAGTCAATTCCAAAGGGATTTTAAGgcttaaaatttgattttttgggaCGATTCACTGgtcaattttccccattttttaaggaatttttagGGAATCCCAAGTGGATTTTAAGGcttataatttgattttttgggggattcaCTGgtgaattttccccattttttcgggaatttttagggaatcCCAAGTGCGTTTTAAGgcttaaaatttgtttttttggggCGTTTCACTGgtgaattttccccattttttagggaatttttagggaatttttagGCAATTTCTCAGGActttttagggatatttttaaggatattttGGCTGAATTTTTATAtcaataatttgatttttcctgCCCCAGAACCCCCTGCAGGTCCTGCTCAACGCCATCATCAACTCCGGCTCTGAGAGTTccgggggatttgggatccaggaggaaaaattggatttgaattggattttttgggaggaaaaattggaattttaatTGGatattttgggaggaaaaattggatttaaattggattttttaggaggaaaaattggattttttgggaggaaaaattggattttaatGGGGTTTATTTGGGCTGTGGGGTGGAAATTCcaagggaattttttgggggattcaCTGgtgaattttccccattttttcgggaatttttagggaatcCCAAGTGCGTTTTAAGgcttaaaatttgattttttggggcGATTCACTGgtgaattttccccattttttcgggaatttttagggaatcCCAAGTGGATTTTAAGgcttaaaatttgattttttggggggattcgCTGGcgaattttccccattttttagggaatttttagggaatttttagggaatttctcaggaattt encodes the following:
- the RPS5 gene encoding small ribosomal subunit protein uS7, with the protein product MTDWETAPAVTETPDIKLFGKWSTDDVQINDISLQDYIAVKEKYAKYLPHSAGRYAAKRFRKAQCPIVERLTNSMMMHGRNNGKKLMTVRIVKHAFEIIHLLTGENPLQVLVNAIINSGPREDSTRIGRAGTVRRQAVDVSPLRRVNQAIWLLCTGAREAAFRNIKTIAECLADELINAAKGSSNSYAIKKKDELERVAKSNR